Proteins from a single region of Verrucosispora sp. NA02020:
- a CDS encoding multidrug effflux MFS transporter: protein MSAPPPGALMPGDLMSPRQRVRLILVLGSLIAVGPLTIDMYLPALPAIAEDLGTSSAAVQLTLTGTLVGLALGQLLIGPLSDAVGRRTPLIAGTALHIVASVLCALAPNVAVLGALRVLQGLGAAAAAVIAMAVVRDLFSGRAFAQVLSRLLLVMGAAPVLAPTLGSELLRWTRWQGVFAALAVFGVLLMLVAVFGLRETLPPARRQRGGVVSTARLYRSLLHDRPFVGLVLVAGLAMSSIFAYVSGSSFVLQEQYGLDEQQFGFAFGAGSIGLIAATQANVRLLRRYPPQRILAGALLAGTVAGLVLLGLAATGIGGLPALLAALWAVLAAAGLALPNAPAVALTRHGEAAGTASALLGSVQFGVGAVAAPMVGVLGNGAVAMSLVVAGGMASALVVLHLVVRPRQLDAPEPDAKPLAVAVH from the coding sequence ATGAGCGCCCCGCCGCCGGGCGCGCTGATGCCGGGCGACCTGATGAGCCCCCGGCAACGCGTACGGCTCATCCTCGTCCTCGGCTCCCTGATCGCGGTGGGGCCGCTGACCATCGACATGTATCTTCCGGCGCTGCCGGCCATCGCCGAGGACCTCGGCACCAGCTCGGCGGCGGTCCAGTTGACCCTCACCGGCACACTGGTCGGGCTCGCCCTGGGCCAGTTGCTGATCGGCCCGCTCTCCGACGCCGTCGGTCGGCGCACGCCGCTGATCGCCGGCACCGCGCTGCACATCGTCGCCTCGGTGCTGTGCGCGCTCGCCCCGAACGTCGCCGTGCTCGGCGCGCTACGGGTCCTCCAGGGCCTGGGCGCCGCAGCCGCCGCCGTGATCGCCATGGCCGTGGTCCGTGACCTGTTCAGCGGAAGGGCCTTCGCGCAGGTGCTGTCCCGCCTGCTGCTGGTGATGGGAGCCGCTCCGGTGCTCGCGCCGACGCTCGGCAGCGAACTGCTGCGCTGGACGCGGTGGCAGGGTGTCTTCGCCGCGCTGGCCGTCTTCGGCGTCCTGCTGATGCTGGTCGCCGTCTTCGGCCTGCGGGAGACGTTGCCGCCGGCCCGCCGCCAGCGCGGCGGGGTGGTGTCCACCGCCCGCCTCTACCGCTCGCTGCTGCACGACCGGCCCTTCGTCGGGCTGGTGCTCGTGGCCGGGCTGGCGATGTCGTCGATCTTCGCCTACGTCAGCGGATCCTCCTTCGTCCTCCAGGAGCAGTACGGCCTCGACGAGCAGCAGTTCGGGTTCGCCTTCGGCGCGGGCTCGATCGGCCTGATCGCGGCCACCCAGGCCAACGTACGTCTGCTGCGGCGCTATCCGCCGCAGCGGATCCTGGCCGGCGCCCTGCTGGCGGGTACGGTCGCCGGTCTGGTGCTGCTCGGTCTGGCCGCGACCGGGATCGGTGGCCTGCCGGCGCTGCTCGCGGCGCTCTGGGCGGTGCTCGCGGCCGCCGGCCTGGCGCTGCCGAACGCCCCGGCCGTGGCGCTGACCCGGCACGGCGAGGCCGCCGGCACCGCCTCCGCGCTGCTCGGCTCGGTGCAGTTCGGCGTCGGCGCGGTGGCCGCGCCGATGGTCGGGGTGCTCGGCAACGGTGCGGTGGCGATGTCGCTGGTGGTGGCCGGTGGCATGGCCTCGGCGCTGGTCGTGCTGCACCTCGTGGTGCGGCCGAGGCAGCTCGACGCCCCGGAGCCCGACGCGAAACCGCTGGCCGTCGCGGTCCACTGA